In Xiphias gladius isolate SHS-SW01 ecotype Sanya breed wild chromosome 5, ASM1685928v1, whole genome shotgun sequence, the following are encoded in one genomic region:
- the prdm14 gene encoding PR domain zinc finger protein 14, with product MSVSSIPIVLKDKSYQASLLKGSPARGFYHVPLPGPHHFMDFFPQTHSLLHPLKSLGRLVSDTQASLSLSLHGGATPFLGQGGHHASVLHQHMLSASSIPYLNQMFPGNPLYSKPEELAAVVTEHAAGPLSSDFSSPSSDRSSSASISATSPPKECLFRGADLSAEKTRTSYHFSEDDLFMALYGYSGGQERNVGHALSGVALPENSVSGSHILPMDKETLELPEGLTIVQAAWGNMSHCGVFTDKSSIYKGTRFGPFQGKLVNTSEMKTYDDNTLMWEVFENGQLSHFVDGRGGSGNWMSLVKCARFPEEQNLIAVQVHSQIFYEACKEIRPGQELLVWYGDCYMQFLGIPLTLKDPGEDNNVVPPTEDAGEGFKCDRCGKVFAYKYYRDKHLKYTRCVDQGDRKFPCHLCNRSFEKRDRLRIHILHVHEKHRPHKCSVCGKSFSQSSSLNKHMRVHSGERPYKCVYCNKAFTASSILRTHIRQHSGERPFKCKHCGKAFASHAAHDSHVRRTHARDKPYPCDLCGASFQEEQELKYHTKSHKKRQILGNTVLPFSPGSGLQEDSVIPVKDNPTVRTKAGQNFPYSRLTVLNQEYRPWN from the exons ATGTCGGTGTCCAGCATCCCTATAGTACTGAAGGACAAGAGCTACCAAGCCAGCCTGCTGAAGGGTAGTCCCGCCCGGGGCTTCTACCATGTCCCTCTTCCCGGCCCCCATCACTTCATGGACTTCTTCCCGCAGACGCACAGCCTCCTCCATCCACTTAAGTCCCTCGGTCGTCTGGTGTCGGACACCCAGGCATCCCTGTCGCTCAGCTTGCACGGCGGAGCCACTCCGTTCCTCGGCCAGGGCGGGCACCACGCCTCGGTCCTGCACCAACACATGTTGAGTGCCTCCAGCATCCCCTATCTGAACCAGATGTTCCCCGGAAACCCTCTGTACTCCAAACCAGAGGAGCTGGCTGCTGTGGTGACTGAGCACGCCGCCGGTCCGCTGTCCTCAGACTTCAGCAGCCCGTCCAGTGATAGGTCATCCTCTGCCTCTATCTCCGCCACCTCACCACCAAAGGAGTGTTTGTTTCGGGGCGCGGACCtgtcagcagaaaaaacacGCACATCTTATCATTTTAGCGAGGACGACTTGTTCATGGCGCTCTATGGTTACTCTGGCGGCCAGGAGCGCAACGTGGGTCATGCTCTATCAGGAGTGGCCCTGCCCGAGAACTCAG tttctgGCTCTCACATTCTCCCAATGGACAAAGAAACACTTGAACTTCCAGAGG GTTTAACCATTGTCCAGGCAGCTTGGGGAAACATGTCCCATTGTGGAGTTTTCACAGACAAGAGCAGCATCTATAAAGGAACGCGCTTCGGACCTTTCCAAGGAAAACTAGTCAACACCAGCGAGATGAAGACATACGACGACAACACCTTGATGTGGGAG GTGTTTGAGAATGGCCAGTTGAGTCATTTTGTGGATGGCAGAGGAGGATCCGGGAACTGGATGTCCTTGGTGAAGTGTGCTCGTTTCCCAGAGGAGCAGAACCTGATTGCTGTGCAGGTCCACAGTCAGATCTTCTACGAGGCCTGCAAGGAGATCAGGCCCGGCCAGGAGCTGCTGGTGTGGTATGGAGACTGCTACATGCAGTTCCTCGGCATCCCACTTACCCTGAAAGACCCCGGGGAGGACAACAATGTGGTTCCTCCCACTGAAG ATGCTGGAGAGGGCTTCAAGTGTGACAGATGTGGGAAGGTGTTCGCATACAAATACTACAGAGACAAACATCTGAAGTACACACGCTGCGTGGACCAGGGCGACAGAAAGTTCCCCTGCCACCTCTGCAACAGGTCTTTtgagaagagagacagattaAGGATCCACATCTTACACGTTCATGAGAAACACAGGCCTCACAAG TGCTCGGTGTGTGGAAAGAGTTTCTCCCAGTCGTCCAGCCTCAACAAGCACATGCGTGTGCACTCTGGAGAAAGGCCATACAAATGTGTCTACTGTAATAAG GCCTTCACTGCCTCCAGTATTCTTCGCACACACATCCGCCAGCACTCCGGGGAGCGGCCCTTCAAGTGCAAGCACTGCGGGAAGGCCTTCGCTTCCCACGCCGCCCATGACAGCCACGTCCGGCGGACCCACGCCAGAGACAAGCCATACCCCTGCGACCTGTGCGGAGCTTCTTTCCAAGAGGAGCAGGAGCTTAAATACCACACGAAAAGTCACAAAa AAAGACAAATCCTGGGCAATACAGTTCTGCCGTTTTCTCCGGGGAGTGGATTACAGGAGGACTCCGTGATTCCGGTGAAGGACAATCCAACAGTACGGACAAAAGCCGGACAAAACTTTCCTTACTCTAGGTTAACCGTTTTAAATCAGGAATATCGGCCCTGGAACTAG